CTCTGATAACGATGATGGTTGGGAGACGACGACCGATGGAAGAACACTTGGTTGGTCACCTGACGCACATTCCGATTGTAATGATAACAATCTTGAGTGTTGTGCGTCCCGGAGTGATGATATGTACAGAATTTTGATGGAGCCTATCAAGGAGGCTCAAGGAATCTTCTCTGCTCAAAAAACCACGTGTTGTACAGCTTGAAGTCACGGCTCTTGGTGATGAGGCTGAGGACCCGCTCAGGGTCCTTTATGAGGAAGAGGCTGAGGAGGAGCTTGGCGCTCTGCAGCATGTGATGGAGAGGGTACAGTGACCTCCTTCTTCCGAGCAGATTGGGCTTCCTGTACATCAATATACTTGGTCACATGGACAAGTAGTTGATCGAAGTCTCTTGGGGACTTCCTAATCAGGGAGCGGAAAAATTCATTATCTACAAGTCATTGAGAAAAGATGCTCATTAAAATCTCAGAAGTGGCCAAGAGAACATCCATGGTCACCTGATTGAACTTTTTGATGTAGGTTCTAAGCATCGCCTTAAGTCCCTTGTTGAGCGAAAAGAGACTCGGGGTGGTTTTTTGGTAACGATGACTGTTGCTAAAATGGTGGAGGAAAGCCTTACGAAAATCCTTAAAACAACAGATAGATTCGGTCAATACTCGTTTGAAACACCTTTGTGCTGAGCCAGAGAGTATGGTGAGGAATACTCGACAATTCACACCATCCATATATTCATGAAGGAGGGCGGTTTGAACTTAAGGAAGTGGTCTTCTAGATTAGTTGACCCTCTATATTCCCGATCACGAGGGGGCAATAATGTTTTGGCAGCTTGTCTCCTAATATTTTCTAGGAGAACGATATGCTTACTCGCTCGGGAGAACCACTAACCCTGGGGCTTTCCCCTTGCACAAATCTCGCACAGGTGCCTCTCTAGTAGATGACACTTGGGGTCTTTCCTCTCGGTCCATCTCCTTGGGAGGAGTACAGAATAGTACCCGGTGATGTGCTATCGAGGATGGTGGCATAGGTGGTAGGTTGGCTAGTTGGATGGGTAGTTGTACGAACCCAGCACCTGGTGGAGGAACTGGCTGAAACCCAATTGGGCCTTCTACTCGAGTCTTTTCAGTACGAGGGCCCGTCCTGGACGCAGTTGGATCATGCGACAATGTACTAGTGATAGCTGCTTGCTACTATTGCACTAACTTTTGTTCTTGAGCAGCTACCAGTAACTTGAAATCTTCTTGTGATAGGATGATAGTGGTGAAtggtccagcttcttccatctctatATTTTAGATTCAGGTGAAAGTTCCTACAGAcagcgtcaaatttgatcctgtctgaaactGAAGGAGATGTGTGTTGGGCAGGTGGCGATGTTGTTGACCAAAAGAAGACATTGAATGGGAGGAAAAGATGCTGAGCTGGAGTAGGAAAAGatctctgagtgccttcctcctcTTTGCACACTCAAATGAGCTAACAGAACTTTAGGGAAaaaatcagggaaggggtccctgacgtaggccctctaacgctcaagtcagtagaTGATCGGGCGAAAAGTAGAGAAGGAATATAGTAAAATTGAGTGACCATAATAGAGAGAAAGTTGATGCTCTCCTAAGTAAAGTGTGTCCAAAATGTATCCAGCAAAGAGAACCCTCCTCTTATATTACTTATGATAACCTTGCAATAATGAGGCCACAAGGAATATTCAGTGTTAGAAGATGTCGAATAATGAAATATGTGCAGTCTAACATTTGTATAGTTATCCTCCATAGAATCTTCTGTTATATGTATATGAACAGTCTCGTGCAACCTCCACAATAATGATGGAAGTTATATAGTCACCTTCATAAGAAGATTCCATTGAATACATATGTTGTAACCAAAAAATATTCTCTAGTGTTGTCTCCTATAATTTGTTGGGATTTCCTGACAATGTTATCTCCTGTAATATAACTCGGACGGATACTTGGATGAACGGGATATCCCGACCGTCTCTATGTCTGCCCGGCTTTGTAATGAGAATAACCATATGTAATTCGTCCTTCAAAGAGAGAGTTAAATCCTATAAGTATGACCGACCATGTAGGCTTATGCAAAAGATCTGCTATGAGGAGCCAAGTCTCACAGGTCTAGTCAGTTAGAGGACCAACCGGCCATTTGTTGGGAGACTAACTGTATTATAACAAGGCGCTCGGACTAGTAGGTACGACCGGCTTTGTGACGGTCTGATTTATACTCCAGGTTGTACTGTACTGTAGGACGACATCTGTAAGATGGAAGTAGTATTACAAAAGTAGAGTATTGAACCTCATATGCTCCATCGACTTCAGGGTCATTCGGATTTTGTCTGTATATTTTGGCGTTGAAGAGAGATATAGGTCTATTAAGCCCGCTCGAATATAGAGACGTTTGTCCATACATTGAGAGCGAATACTGTGCTTAGATATTCCTTTGGACTAGCCTGGTATATAATAGAGTTATGCGGTGTGGGTCATGATTTCAACCATCCTTTATGCCAGCCGGTTGTTCACAAGTGGAGCACTGGATCCTTCAAGCACATCCGGCCTTTATGTCGATCGTCCTTATACTGAAGGCCTTAGTATCGAGTGAGGGACTAAGCCCCGATGAGGGTGACACGCTGGCTGccacctcaccttgactttgactattcctcaccttgactttgactttcacGTCATTTCTAGGTCCGCTCGTAACATCTTGTATCagtataatattatccactttagaccTAAATCTCATGATTTTATTTGTAGGCTCTATCTAAAATGTCTCATATTAATAGAAATATCTCCATCTTTTTTTAAATCCATGAgctcttttatatatttttagattttGATGGTATTCCTAACCATTATTAACAAATAATGTCAGCGTTTTGAAGGTCAACTGCATGGTTAATTAATCCAACTGTTTATTCATATGTAGAAGTCAACTCCTTAAGAAGCAAAATGAATCATGGCTTCTTAATCAGTAATCAAATACCCAAGTCAATGCTCTCCAGGACAAGCAAACGCAAGTTACCAAAAAGaaaattgaaaggaaattttGAATCAAACTCATATTTAAAAAACCAAGAATCTTAAATCCAATTGAGTTCTTGAAAATGTCAACTGTGTTAGATTTGTTTTGCAAACTTCGAAACTTTGCATCATTGATTGCCAACTTGTGTTTTAAACAGAATTATGCATTCATATAAAAATGATTCCAGAAAAAAATTTCCACCAATCCAAGAATCCACTCTGCCATCTTCTTGCCTATATAAAATCCAACCCTGCTTCCTCCCTTTCTCCTCAGAATGTTCTGTTCTATTTCTCGTATCATATCTTCATCTTAGCAGCCATGTCTTTTCTCACGGATCTCATCAACCTCAACCTCTCCGATAGCACGAAGAATATCATCGCCGAGTACATATGGTTAGCTCCTTtttccttcctttttttttcaatttcaaactaaactacaatggttgatGGACTCCACAGGGTTGGAGGGTCTGGCATTGACATGAGGAGCAAGGCAAGGGTATGTTTCTAGTTCCTCTCGCTTGGGTGTCATTTTCATTCTTCATTCAGTATCATTATAGTCTATACTTTCGCCATTGCTAACAGACACTTCCGGGCCCTGTGAGTGATCCAAGCAAACTTCCAAAGTGGAACTATGATGGTTCAAGCACTGGCCAAGCTCCTGGTAAAGACAGTGAAGTGATCCTACAGTAAGCTCTCAAGGCACCTTTATTTTGAATTTGCAATTCTTGGTACTCAAACTTGTTGCCTCTCTGTACATCATCCAGTCCCCAAGCTATTTTCAAGGATCCTTTCAGGAGGGACAACCATATCCTTGTAAATTCCAACTCGATCTTTCCTTTGTTTTCATGTTACTAATGCTAAATTCTCGAATCACCAATCGTGATCACTCACTTCATTAGGTCATGTGCGACTGCTATACACCGGCAGGAGAGCCAATCCCTACCAACAAAAGATACAATGCCGCGAAGATATTTAGCCACCCTGATGTTGTTGCTGAAGAACCTTGGTACTTTGATATCGCCTGAACCTCGTCGACTCGATTGTTTGGTTGTTGCTACTTGCTAATTGATGCCATTCTTCTCCCTTGATAGGTATGGTATAGAGCAGGAGTACACTCTCCTTCAGAAGGATGTCAAGTGGCCTCTTGGCTGGCCGGTCGGAGGCTTCCCGGGTCCTCAGGTTACAATTCGATTCGAAAATCGCCAGTGTTTTATTCTCGAATCTCCAAAGCTATCTATTCTATCTTAattcagtttttgaaaattaaatcttcACTGCCTACAGGGTCCATACTATTGTTCAGCTGGTGCTGATAAAGCTTTCGGGCGCGACATCGTGGATGCTCATTACAAAGCCTGTCTTTACGCAGGGATCAACATAAGTGGCATCAATGGGGAGGTGATGCCAGGCCAGGTATCCTTCGACTCATCGTTGGATTTCTTGAAGCTGAATTTAGGTAACTGAAACTCTATGTCATATGTGCAGTGGGAGTTCCAAGTAGGGCCTTCAGTTGGTATTTCTGCTGCTGACCAAATGTGGGTTGCTCGTTACATTCTTGAGGTAaaacatgaatcaaatcgagatTCGATATGCGAAAAATCTTCTGAAGAAGAAGTAGCTTGCTCACTGTCATTTGCTCTTCTTGTCATCATCAGAGGATCACTGAGGTTGCTGGAGTAGTGCTGTCTTTTGACCCAAAACCAATTCAGGTGATACTTAAGAGATTAGATTCTTTTTGATTCTTGACTTATCACAAACTTCTCCAAGATCATAATTTGTAGGGCGATTGGAATGGTGCTGGTGCTCACACAAACTACAGGTATCGAGTTTCGTTTCAGCTCTTCATATGCTTGCTCCTTCAACTTGAACACCATCTTCTCTCCCTTTGCTTTTCAGCACCAAATCCATGAGAAATGATGGTGGATATGAAGTGATCAAGAAGGCTATAGAGAAGCTTGGAAAGAGGCACAAGGAGCACATTGCAGCCTATGGTGAAGGCAACGAACGCCGACTTACCGGTCGTCACGAGACTGCAGACATCAACACCTTCATCTGGGTAGGCTTCAAAATTTCTTATGCTCTTTTGAACATTCATGTCTATACTCATGCTCTAACATTTGGCATCATGTACTATGGTTATCAGGGAGTAGCAAACCGCGGAGCATCTATCCGTGTC
This region of Zingiber officinale cultivar Zhangliang chromosome 9A, Zo_v1.1, whole genome shotgun sequence genomic DNA includes:
- the LOC122020713 gene encoding glutamine synthetase nodule isozyme; translation: MSFLTDLINLNLSDSTKNIIAEYIWVGGSGIDMRSKARTLPGPVSDPSKLPKWNYDGSSTGQAPGKDSEVILHPQAIFKDPFRRDNHILVMCDCYTPAGEPIPTNKRYNAAKIFSHPDVVAEEPWYGIEQEYTLLQKDVKWPLGWPVGGFPGPQGPYYCSAGADKAFGRDIVDAHYKACLYAGINISGINGEVMPGQWEFQVGPSVGISAADQMWVARYILERITEVAGVVLSFDPKPIQGDWNGAGAHTNYSTKSMRNDGGYEVIKKAIEKLGKRHKEHIAAYGEGNERRLTGRHETADINTFIWGVANRGASIRVGRDTERAGKGYFEDRRPASNMDPYVVTSMIADTTILLE